One segment of Verrucomicrobiota bacterium DNA contains the following:
- a CDS encoding CehA/McbA family metallohydrolase → MLPDQSKWDALDPVAQILTSFKIIPHSSRYTSPILTKDILYRDNPSSDSRLDTHVMRLINRGRQAQFIRKELFQALCVYLLCAFPGLINVDAASITVRILDENGETTPARAWVDSKGQRLFEPFAPITVTPYARDRSFSCDGVFTMDLPEGEAVVHVEKGKEYIPVDLSILLGSGENLEKTVQLSKWIDMPSEGWFSADLHVHLGQDDPRILQQLALADDVHLIPAFSFWLRGRGETWESSWPDASYTLPIEVDRNHIVTRNNIEIERIDRNAIPGGTIGATFLYNLNLPVTAEVNGEHFPTDAALSRSAQSHSPDVVLDSDKPSWAETVIGAALGALDTIQVCHNHYHRDSTIPGGWGMIGALTSGESNEAVGDGLFHRTNGLYYRFLNCGFRLGVSGGSAIGVMPVAAGQHRVYAKIDGRMTAAKFWEALKSGRSFATSGPMLSLTADGQGLGTTVTRSSANTRSIKLLATVRSIESLESLQIVHNGLVVASLDLLGKNAAPVLIEELNSELLPQRSGWVIARAFFRAPDGLLRQAHTSPIYISVDQKPIAFVEDAEYMLRWIEVLDSITRKNPDRFPGANEQDAVLANYAEARAVYSQVIKDAEYHWADK, encoded by the coding sequence GTGCTTCCTGACCAGAGCAAGTGGGATGCGTTGGATCCGGTAGCTCAGATTTTGACCTCTTTTAAAATCATTCCCCATTCCAGCCGCTACACCAGTCCCATCTTGACCAAGGACATTCTTTACAGAGATAATCCAAGCTCAGATTCTCGTTTGGACACACATGTGATGAGATTGATCAATAGAGGGCGCCAAGCTCAATTCATTCGGAAGGAGTTGTTTCAGGCACTCTGCGTATATCTGCTTTGTGCTTTTCCGGGATTAATAAATGTGGATGCCGCAAGTATCACAGTTCGGATTCTAGATGAAAATGGTGAGACTACTCCGGCGCGCGCCTGGGTGGATTCCAAGGGCCAAAGACTGTTCGAACCATTCGCGCCAATAACGGTTACGCCTTATGCAAGAGATCGTAGTTTTAGCTGTGACGGTGTCTTTACGATGGACCTGCCTGAGGGTGAAGCCGTTGTGCATGTGGAAAAAGGGAAAGAATACATTCCTGTCGACCTCTCCATTCTCCTGGGTTCCGGAGAGAATCTGGAAAAAACCGTTCAATTAAGTAAATGGATCGATATGCCATCAGAGGGTTGGTTTTCTGCGGATCTTCATGTCCACCTCGGACAAGACGATCCCCGTATTTTGCAACAGCTCGCCTTGGCGGACGATGTCCATCTGATTCCGGCATTTTCCTTTTGGTTAAGAGGTCGTGGGGAAACATGGGAATCGAGCTGGCCTGATGCATCCTACACGCTGCCCATTGAGGTTGACCGCAATCACATCGTCACTCGAAACAACATCGAAATTGAACGAATTGATCGCAATGCGATTCCTGGTGGAACCATTGGCGCTACCTTTCTCTACAATCTCAACCTACCAGTCACAGCCGAGGTGAACGGAGAACATTTCCCCACCGATGCCGCGCTGAGCCGTTCCGCACAATCCCACTCACCTGACGTCGTTCTTGACAGTGATAAACCCTCTTGGGCGGAAACAGTAATCGGTGCTGCTTTAGGGGCACTCGATACGATTCAGGTGTGCCACAATCATTACCACAGGGATTCAACTATTCCGGGAGGCTGGGGCATGATCGGGGCGCTTACATCCGGCGAATCCAATGAGGCGGTTGGAGACGGACTTTTTCATCGAACCAACGGACTCTATTATCGTTTTTTAAACTGTGGATTTCGTCTGGGTGTTTCTGGAGGTTCTGCAATTGGAGTGATGCCGGTTGCAGCCGGCCAACACCGTGTTTATGCCAAAATCGACGGCCGCATGACTGCCGCAAAATTCTGGGAGGCCTTAAAATCGGGGCGTTCCTTTGCCACTTCAGGTCCCATGCTTTCGTTGACCGCTGATGGACAAGGTTTAGGTACGACTGTAACCAGATCATCGGCCAATACCCGATCAATAAAACTGCTGGCAACTGTCCGATCCATCGAATCTCTGGAGTCTCTGCAGATCGTTCACAATGGTTTGGTCGTCGCTTCACTTGATCTGCTTGGAAAGAATGCGGCTCCGGTTCTGATCGAGGAGTTAAATTCCGAATTGCTTCCTCAACGTAGCGGATGGGTAATCGCGAGGGCATTCTTTCGAGCACCCGACGGATTACTCCGGCAAGCGCATACCAGTCCTATTTATATTTCAGTAGACCAAAAACCGATAGCTTTTGTTGAGGATGCGGAATACATGCTCCGGTGGATAGAAGTATTGGATAGTATTACCCGGAAAAATCCCGATCGTTTTCCTGGTGCAAATGAGCAGGATGCCGTTCTGGCAAACTACGCCGAAGCCAGAGCCGTCTATTCTCAGGTCATCAAAGACGCCGAATATCATTGGGCTGATAAATAG
- a CDS encoding MFS transporter, whose amino-acid sequence MASIWGISITGSIAVALLKYGGLPAVAVFLLVSIGLLVLVSILFRERVGERLLPWSRGEANPEMLKPEGSILQLFKDLIQVLLLPMSLLIMGIISLQRINYGIYKVWSPDLAINVLGYTDSNYANWVASVSLVSAFCGLALGPVIDKLGARRAYAFTLLIAACLYTGLFPLVDTMSHPTVAVIALFLVYLTGTMLFITFISLAMSLCRVEIASTQFACYMALANLGMALGSGIYPIVFNFTGMKSILLALGALYAVAWLLMARVDLVSHKQRLANL is encoded by the coding sequence TTGGCTTCGATTTGGGGTATTTCTATTACCGGTTCCATTGCGGTTGCATTACTCAAGTATGGCGGTCTTCCCGCTGTTGCGGTTTTTCTACTCGTTTCGATCGGTTTGCTCGTTCTGGTCTCGATTCTATTTCGCGAACGAGTAGGAGAGCGTCTACTCCCCTGGAGCAGAGGCGAAGCAAATCCCGAAATGCTGAAACCGGAAGGAAGTATTCTGCAACTGTTCAAAGACCTTATACAGGTATTATTACTGCCCATGAGTCTCCTGATAATGGGCATTATATCCCTTCAAAGGATCAACTACGGGATCTACAAGGTTTGGTCACCTGACCTTGCTATAAATGTGTTGGGTTACACCGATTCCAATTACGCGAACTGGGTGGCTTCGGTGAGCCTGGTCAGCGCCTTTTGCGGTTTGGCGCTTGGCCCCGTTATCGACAAACTCGGAGCTCGTCGGGCCTATGCGTTTACTTTGTTGATTGCCGCCTGCCTGTACACCGGACTTTTCCCCTTGGTGGATACCATGAGTCACCCCACTGTGGCTGTCATCGCTTTGTTTCTGGTGTATCTGACAGGAACCATGCTTTTCATAACTTTCATCTCACTTGCGATGTCGCTTTGCCGGGTAGAAATCGCCTCCACCCAGTTCGCCTGTTACATGGCCCTGGCCAATCTCGGAATGGCCCTAGGCTCTGGCATATATCCTATTGTATTCAATTTCACCGGGATGAAAAGCATCCTCCTGGCACTAGGTGCGCTCTACGCCGTTGCCTGGTTACTCATGGCCCGCGTTGATTTGGTGAGCCACAAACAGCGGCTGGCAAATTTGTAG
- a CDS encoding pyrimidine/purine nucleoside phosphorylase, whose translation MLKVNEYFDGQVKSIALETETLPATVGVMAKGEYTFGTDCHEIMTVVCGKLVVQLPGAETWQDFTDGETFEVAANQSFKLQVPVDTAYLCKYQR comes from the coding sequence ATGCTTAAAGTAAACGAATATTTTGACGGACAGGTTAAATCCATTGCTCTGGAAACCGAAACCCTGCCAGCAACGGTTGGTGTCATGGCCAAAGGCGAATACACCTTCGGAACGGACTGTCATGAGATCATGACCGTAGTATGCGGCAAGTTAGTAGTCCAACTACCGGGAGCCGAAACATGGCAGGACTTTACCGACGGTGAGACCTTTGAAGTTGCGGCCAATCAATCATTCAAACTCCAGGTCCCCGTCGACACCGCTTATCTGTGTAAATACCAGCGCTAA
- a CDS encoding sugar phosphate isomerase/epimerase, with the protein MKLGLVSAILADQTLDQVLDFAATESFDCIELMCWPKGKAERRYAGVTHVNVSDMTQGQADEVTGKVADLGLTISGLGYYPNPLVADHEEAQVYIDHLGKLFQAAPKLGVGVVNTFIGRNPTQSVDDQWPRFLEVWKPLIQQAEDNGVKVAIENCPMYFTRDEWPSGKNLAISPAIWRRMFDDIESDHFGLNYDPSHLLWQQMDYVKPIKEFITRFFHVHAKDAIVDIDALNEVGILATPLEYHSPKLPGLGGIDWSKFFNALHEENYTGSVCIEVEDRDYEETLEGRQEALRQSARFLRNVMTKEN; encoded by the coding sequence ATGAAACTCGGACTCGTAAGCGCCATTCTGGCTGATCAAACACTCGACCAGGTCCTCGATTTTGCAGCGACCGAAAGCTTCGACTGCATCGAACTTATGTGCTGGCCGAAAGGGAAGGCAGAACGCCGTTATGCGGGAGTTACTCATGTCAATGTCAGCGATATGACTCAAGGCCAAGCCGATGAAGTTACAGGCAAGGTGGCCGACCTAGGATTGACCATAAGCGGACTCGGTTATTACCCGAACCCGCTAGTAGCAGATCACGAGGAAGCCCAGGTTTATATCGATCATTTGGGAAAGCTTTTTCAAGCGGCACCCAAACTGGGAGTCGGAGTTGTCAATACCTTCATCGGTCGAAATCCTACCCAATCCGTAGACGACCAATGGCCGCGTTTTCTCGAAGTATGGAAACCCTTGATACAGCAAGCCGAAGACAACGGTGTAAAAGTCGCCATCGAAAATTGCCCCATGTATTTCACCCGCGACGAGTGGCCGAGCGGCAAGAACCTGGCCATTAGTCCTGCTATTTGGAGAAGGATGTTTGACGACATTGAGAGCGATCATTTTGGACTCAACTACGATCCCTCTCACCTGCTCTGGCAACAGATGGATTACGTAAAACCGATCAAGGAATTCATTACCAGGTTTTTCCACGTGCATGCCAAGGATGCCATTGTCGACATCGATGCGTTAAACGAAGTCGGCATCCTCGCCACTCCACTGGAATACCACAGTCCCAAACTTCCGGGACTGGGCGGCATTGACTGGAGCAAGTTTTTCAACGCTTTACATGAAGAAAATTACACCGGCTCAGTCTGCATCGAAGTGGAGGACCGTGACTACGAGGAAACACTGGAAGGTCGTCAGGAAGCACTTCGCCAAAGCGCCCGTTTCCTGAGAAACGTTATGACTAAAGAAAATTAA
- a CDS encoding sulfatase: MKLLIIFSLVLLMPISLFSAEKSPNIIVFLTDDQGWTGTSVQMDKNRPESKSDFYQTPALERLAEQSMRFSQAYSPHPNCSSTRMSIQTGKSPARLGTTDIYDVNPGTPGFIEPFYNNFYLNKPLIMHLPIIGLPEEEVTIGEFIKKHRPEYTTAHFGKWHMGPEDPTIHGYDVHDGPTTNTEGNAGMPDPKQLYGITHRFVDFIKTQAAADKPFFLQISHYAVHTQIFAEKETIEKYSKLEPGKNHKNGPYAAMTENLDESLAILLKTLDELNLTDNTYLLYTSDNGGEIGPGSIPTNNTPLRKGKTHTWEGGIRVPLFVRGPGIAKDSQCDMPVNGSDFFATYVDLLGINETLPKDMDGGSLAGVLKNSGKGNIDRPTEDFVWYYPHYRDFKGVYPQAAIRSGNYKLRKEYDTDQLMLFDLSKDIGETNDLSSSHPELTQKIHNKLNDYLTRVHAKIPAKNPDYDPKKDRGLEQIIFGGRALPGSGAGQRPDSN; the protein is encoded by the coding sequence ATGAAACTGCTTATCATCTTCTCTCTGGTGCTCCTAATGCCTATTAGCCTTTTTTCAGCTGAGAAATCACCCAACATTATCGTCTTCCTTACGGACGACCAAGGCTGGACGGGCACCTCAGTTCAAATGGATAAAAATCGTCCCGAATCGAAAAGCGATTTTTACCAGACACCTGCCCTGGAACGCTTGGCGGAGCAGAGCATGCGTTTCTCACAAGCCTACTCACCTCACCCCAATTGTTCATCCACACGCATGAGCATTCAAACGGGCAAGAGTCCTGCCCGTTTAGGCACGACCGACATCTACGACGTGAATCCCGGCACCCCAGGATTCATCGAACCGTTTTACAACAATTTTTATCTGAACAAACCTCTGATCATGCACCTCCCGATTATCGGACTGCCGGAGGAAGAAGTAACGATTGGAGAGTTTATTAAAAAGCATCGGCCTGAGTATACCACCGCTCATTTTGGCAAATGGCATATGGGTCCGGAAGATCCAACCATCCATGGCTACGACGTTCATGACGGACCCACGACAAACACCGAGGGCAATGCAGGTATGCCTGACCCCAAACAACTTTACGGCATTACCCATCGTTTTGTAGATTTTATTAAAACACAGGCTGCAGCGGACAAACCGTTCTTTCTGCAGATTTCACACTACGCGGTTCACACGCAGATCTTTGCCGAAAAGGAGACGATCGAAAAATACAGCAAGCTCGAGCCGGGCAAAAATCATAAGAACGGCCCCTACGCCGCCATGACCGAGAATCTGGATGAGTCCCTTGCGATTCTACTTAAGACTCTCGACGAACTAAACTTAACGGACAACACCTACTTGCTTTACACCTCCGACAATGGAGGCGAGATCGGTCCCGGAAGTATCCCGACCAACAACACACCTTTAAGAAAAGGAAAAACCCACACTTGGGAAGGCGGGATACGAGTGCCACTATTCGTGCGTGGTCCAGGCATCGCAAAAGACTCTCAATGCGATATGCCCGTCAATGGATCCGATTTCTTTGCCACCTATGTCGACCTGCTCGGAATCAACGAAACCTTACCGAAGGATATGGACGGTGGTAGCCTCGCCGGTGTTCTCAAAAACTCTGGCAAAGGCAATATCGATAGACCAACAGAGGATTTCGTTTGGTATTATCCGCACTATCGGGATTTCAAAGGAGTCTATCCACAAGCCGCCATCCGTTCCGGAAATTATAAGCTCCGCAAAGAGTACGATACCGACCAACTCATGCTCTTTGATCTAAGTAAAGATATCGGGGAAACAAACGACCTCAGTTCAAGCCATCCAGAACTGACCCAGAAAATTCATAACAAACTCAACGATTACCTCACACGGGTCCACGCGAAGATCCCGGCCAAGAATCCCGACTACGACCCAAAGAAAGACCGGGGATTGGAACAGATTATTTTTGGAGGTCGCGCTCTTCCCGGCTCGGGCGCAGGACAACGACCTGATTCGAATTGA
- a CDS encoding prolyl oligopeptidase family serine peptidase — translation MSCKQRQSRGKFVGAALAATSPGTPSPSLAFIKSNFAAKAAPTRCRVSAIWSAILMLNSFTFGQTEPGDTMIHAYLSQQASELHGNFLSGIQSKQDWLDQKPRFKEEYLYMLGLSPMPEKTDLKATVTGTLEGEGYTVEKLHYQSSPGLYVTANLYRPAKVEPGEKLPAILYVCGHAQRGRNGNKAAYQSHGIWFARHGYVCLMVDTVQRGEISGVHHGTYSHNRWWWLSRGYTPAGVECWNGIRGIDYLISRPDVDAERIGVTGISGGGAVTFWVAAADERVKVAIPVSGMADLPSYLGDHIIDEHCDCMFMNNTYQWPWTRIAALIAPRPLMFVNSDNDAIFPMNANERVSNRLETFYSLFGAGDQVETLVSIGGHAYREDIRKATFRFMNIHLKNDPSPITDSEVDIVTGNRDHEVHPIAPELLRVFPTNEDIPKDEISSTIDEHFVPLAKFEGPKPRYYDRWKEDLISKLRAVSFRSFLEQIPVARLLETNSKGAMKLETESGIFVGLKVIHSTENPKQIVLQVNLDASQNSIIQKQSPPNSTVYQLNPRGTGDTKWTIRNPPNYVARSHLLIGRTVGDGRIWDIMATARYLKQLHGEKIPIFVSGEKAGAVLAAYASLLEPEIGGAILVEPILSHMDENCPALLNVLRVCDVPDVLGALAPKRLYLKEADEAATNKIRIIYNKAEVPNHVRFSF, via the coding sequence ATGAGTTGTAAACAAAGGCAATCCCGAGGGAAATTTGTAGGAGCTGCTTTAGCTGCGACTTCTCCGGGAACGCCAAGCCCCAGCTTGGCCTTTATAAAATCGAATTTCGCAGCTAAAGCAGCTCCTACACGCTGTCGCGTTTCCGCGATATGGTCGGCAATATTAATGCTGAATTCATTCACTTTCGGCCAAACAGAACCCGGCGACACCATGATCCATGCCTACTTGTCGCAACAGGCAAGCGAGTTGCACGGCAACTTTTTATCCGGCATCCAATCGAAGCAAGATTGGTTGGATCAAAAACCACGGTTTAAAGAGGAATACCTTTACATGCTTGGCCTTTCGCCGATGCCTGAGAAAACGGACTTGAAGGCAACGGTAACAGGCACGCTTGAAGGTGAAGGCTACACGGTGGAGAAACTCCATTATCAAAGCAGTCCAGGTCTGTATGTAACCGCCAATCTCTATCGACCAGCAAAGGTGGAGCCTGGCGAAAAGCTCCCAGCCATCCTCTACGTATGCGGTCATGCTCAACGCGGTAGGAATGGCAACAAAGCCGCCTACCAATCTCACGGCATCTGGTTCGCCCGACACGGATATGTTTGCCTCATGGTCGATACAGTTCAGCGCGGTGAGATCAGCGGCGTTCATCACGGCACCTACAGTCACAATCGCTGGTGGTGGCTGTCCCGCGGATACACTCCGGCTGGAGTGGAGTGCTGGAACGGTATTCGCGGCATAGACTATTTAATAAGCCGTCCTGATGTGGATGCAGAGCGTATTGGCGTTACCGGTATCAGCGGAGGTGGAGCAGTTACTTTCTGGGTAGCGGCAGCGGATGAACGGGTGAAAGTCGCCATACCGGTCAGCGGCATGGCTGACCTACCTTCGTACTTGGGAGACCACATTATCGACGAACATTGCGACTGCATGTTCATGAACAACACCTACCAATGGCCATGGACCCGAATCGCAGCTTTGATTGCGCCCCGGCCGCTGATGTTTGTAAACAGCGATAACGACGCCATCTTCCCCATGAACGCCAACGAACGGGTGAGCAATCGCCTGGAAACGTTCTACAGTTTGTTCGGCGCCGGCGATCAGGTAGAGACGCTGGTGAGCATCGGTGGTCACGCCTACCGGGAGGACATTCGCAAAGCGACCTTCCGCTTCATGAATATTCATTTAAAAAATGACCCCAGTCCGATTACGGATAGTGAGGTCGATATCGTAACCGGAAATCGTGACCATGAAGTGCATCCCATCGCGCCGGAACTGCTTCGTGTTTTCCCGACCAATGAAGATATTCCAAAAGATGAAATTAGCTCTACCATCGATGAGCATTTTGTACCGCTAGCTAAGTTTGAAGGACCTAAGCCAAGGTACTATGACAGGTGGAAAGAGGATTTAATTTCCAAGCTTCGGGCTGTTAGCTTTCGCAGCTTCCTGGAGCAAATTCCAGTAGCACGCTTACTGGAAACGAATTCAAAAGGAGCCATGAAATTGGAAACCGAATCAGGAATCTTTGTTGGGTTGAAAGTCATTCATTCAACTGAAAATCCAAAGCAAATAGTCCTGCAGGTGAATCTGGATGCATCACAAAACTCAATTATCCAAAAACAGAGCCCACCGAATTCCACCGTCTATCAACTTAATCCTCGGGGAACAGGTGACACTAAATGGACAATAAGGAACCCGCCCAATTACGTTGCCCGCTCTCACCTCTTGATTGGGAGAACGGTGGGGGATGGTCGCATCTGGGACATCATGGCAACCGCCAGATATTTAAAGCAGCTCCATGGCGAAAAGATTCCGATTTTCGTTTCAGGCGAAAAGGCCGGAGCCGTTCTTGCGGCTTATGCCTCCTTACTGGAGCCAGAGATCGGTGGTGCAATACTCGTGGAGCCCATTCTGAGTCACATGGATGAAAACTGTCCGGCCCTCCTCAATGTTCTGAGAGTCTGCGATGTACCAGACGTATTGGGTGCTCTTGCTCCAAAACGTCTTTACCTCAAAGAGGCCGACGAGGCAGCGACCAATAAAATTCGGATTATCTATAATAAAGCTGAAGTACCAAATCATGTGAGGTTTTCATTCTGA
- a CDS encoding alpha/beta hydrolase produces MKNPGFKFIYSIFLILAVLTALPAFSQQQQNRRPPNPTDEQIQQRVPDGVTFVPNIAYREGNDEWKLDLAMPSKRGDEPRPAIVFIHGGGWRNGDKRAEGFLNPTLAYAAKGYVCITVNYRLLTGNSTAIHHCVEDVKNAVRWLRAHAETYNVDPNRIGATGNSAGAHLSVMLGICPKDAGLEGDGPYQEFSSDVQAVAASATPTSFLIPMSARARERFEQEKATLDSTRDALRQKISPITYVSADVPPMMLFHEASDNTVGVYQSDTFIQALRDAGAKDVNYMLFGDGSGHGVFQRNIAVTEPSREAFFARILKPGE; encoded by the coding sequence ATGAAGAATCCTGGATTCAAATTCATCTATTCTATCTTTTTAATCTTGGCGGTTTTAACCGCCCTTCCTGCCTTTTCTCAGCAACAACAGAATAGACGCCCACCGAATCCGACGGACGAACAGATCCAACAACGCGTTCCAGATGGTGTTACGTTTGTTCCAAACATCGCTTACCGCGAAGGCAACGACGAGTGGAAACTCGATCTCGCCATGCCATCAAAACGGGGCGATGAGCCACGACCAGCCATCGTATTTATTCACGGCGGCGGCTGGCGCAATGGAGACAAGCGAGCAGAAGGCTTTTTAAATCCAACACTCGCCTATGCAGCCAAGGGGTATGTGTGCATCACGGTGAACTATCGATTGTTGACAGGCAATTCGACCGCCATCCACCACTGTGTGGAAGATGTGAAGAATGCAGTTCGTTGGCTACGTGCACATGCTGAAACATATAACGTCGATCCGAATCGTATTGGTGCCACCGGAAATTCCGCAGGAGCACACTTGTCCGTCATGCTAGGAATTTGTCCGAAGGATGCAGGACTGGAAGGTGATGGCCCTTACCAAGAGTTTTCCAGTGACGTGCAAGCAGTGGCCGCAAGTGCTACACCAACCAGTTTTTTAATTCCCATGAGTGCCCGTGCACGCGAACGCTTTGAGCAGGAAAAAGCGACCCTCGATTCAACACGTGACGCTCTCCGACAAAAGATCTCTCCCATCACTTACGTGTCGGCCGACGTTCCACCCATGATGCTGTTTCACGAAGCATCGGACAATACGGTGGGCGTCTATCAGTCCGACACCTTCATCCAGGCGCTGCGGGACGCAGGTGCCAAAGACGTAAATTACATGCTTTTCGGAGATGGCTCGGGACACGGTGTTTTTCAGAGAAACATCGCAGTCACGGAACCCTCCCGTGAAGCGTTCTTCGCCCGCATCCTCAAACCAGGGGAATGA